One genomic region from Thermococcus sp. encodes:
- a CDS encoding ion channel: MVITAFTVGYGDFKPKTALSKVLCAFIPV, from the coding sequence ATGGTTATAACAGCCTTCACCGTCGGCTACGGCGACTTCAAGCCCAAAACGGCACTCTCAAAGGTTCTCTGTGCCTTCATACCAGTGTAG
- the psmB gene encoding archaeal proteasome endopeptidase complex subunit beta yields MAEKLKGTTTVGIACREGIVLAADRRASLGNMVLSDNVTKVFWIDDHLALAGAGSVGDILSFVRLLRSEAKLYRARVGREMSVKALATLASNILHGGRGYAYFAWFLIGGHDSAPRLYSIDAAGGLTEDKFTAAGSGMEFAFSILESGFREDISLKEAVKLALRAIGAATRRDVFTGGGVTLITITRDGHHEWSEEELKALSE; encoded by the coding sequence TTGGCTGAGAAGCTAAAGGGAACGACTACGGTCGGCATTGCATGTAGGGAAGGAATAGTCCTCGCAGCGGACAGAAGGGCATCCCTCGGCAACATGGTGCTCTCGGATAACGTTACTAAAGTCTTCTGGATTGACGACCACCTTGCCCTGGCAGGAGCTGGGAGCGTTGGGGATATTCTCAGCTTCGTCCGGCTCCTCCGCTCCGAAGCAAAGCTTTACCGGGCCAGGGTTGGAAGGGAAATGAGCGTTAAGGCACTCGCAACGCTTGCTTCCAACATCCTGCACGGGGGTAGGGGCTACGCATACTTCGCTTGGTTCCTCATAGGAGGCCACGACTCCGCCCCCAGGCTGTACTCGATAGACGCGGCCGGTGGCCTCACAGAGGATAAGTTCACCGCCGCCGGTTCCGGAATGGAGTTCGCCTTCTCAATACTCGAATCCGGCTTTAGAGAGGACATTTCCCTCAAAGAAGCTGTTAAACTCGCCCTCCGTGCCATCGGAGCTGCCACTAGGAGGGATGTGTTCACCGGAGGGGGAGTAACTCTGATTACCATCACCAGAGACGGCCACCACGAGTGGAGCGAGGAAGAGCTCAAGGCTTTATCAGAATGA